In Candidatus Omnitrophota bacterium, the genomic stretch CAAACTGAAAACCAATGTAAATTAAGAAAACTAAAATACATAAAATAAAAATCTGGCTTTCTCGTTTTGATAAACGTTTGACTATCATTGTTTTTCCTGTAAGAAGTCTTGATCAATCTTGCACGTTATTTTAAAATCAGTAATTTCCCCTTCAAAAACTCTTCGCTGAGTCGCATATTGCAAATTGACATCTTTAAAAGAAGGCGCACCAATTAAATTCTTTTGGAATTCATTAACATCCGCTCTTTCTTCAGAAATCCCTTGGATTATCAAATTGTCGCTATCGTCAACATTCAAACTACGATATGAAATATTTTCTGGCGTTAGTCGATAAAGTTCGTGAACAACATCAACCATCGAGGGAACAGAAACAAGATAATTTTCAATATCCACAATGCGACTCTTTTTTATTTGAACATCTTCAACGCGGGGCTTAAGCTTAAGATTTTGCTCCTCTAGTTTTTTAAGAATACTCTTTTCTTGACTCAAATTAAAATAAAAAGTAGCTGCAGCTAAACACCCGGCTACAAAAACAAGCCCTATAAGCTGTATCCACATAACCTGCTGCGCTTTCATTTCTCTTATCGCATTTACATTCTTAGGCAAAAGATCAAATGGTTTTTGCGGTCCACGAAAAACAGCCCCTAAGCTACTAGAAGAAGAGAAATAATCTCCTTCTGAAAGAATTGGAATAAGGCAATCTTTGGTTTTCGGGAAAACACGATAAAGATCAATAATCTCAACCGGGATTCTTATCTCTTCAAAAACTTTTTCTTTTAAAAAAACGCTCTCATGAAGGGATGAAATCAAAACAATACGGTTTGGTAACAAACCCAGGTTTTCTTTTCGATAAGATTCAAGTGTCAGCGAAACTTCTCTAACAAAATCATCTTGATAGTCGCCCCCTAGATCTCGAGCCCCAAATCGGACATTCCGTGAAAGCAAAAGCTTTCCCTCTGAACAAAAACAAATTTCGCTATCTGAGGTATCCACATTGACAACCATCGAAGAAGAGAGGTCTTCTTTTCTAATAGCTTTTTGCCAATGATAAAATCCATTAACAATGCTACTAGAACTTAGTGTCAAACTATTTAATGTTATCTGACATTTCTTAAAAATATCTAAATATTTTTGTGCCACTTCTTTATGGACAATTGCTACCAAAACTTTACTATACCCGTTAGATTCTTTCGCTATTGAAGAATAATCAAAAACAATATCCTCTTTTGCATACGGCGTCTTATTCCCAATTTGCAAAGAAACCATCTTGCCCAACTCTTGTTCGGAATGAGAAGGCAGAGAAAAATATCGAATCATCGCCTGACTTCTGGGAATAACACCAATAATATGGCTTTCCTTTACCTTATCATCAACCATCGAGGACAGAAGGCCAGCGATGCCGTCAAAAGAAGGATCAGTAATTTTTTTTGCTTGATGACGAACAAGCCGTATCCGTCCTCTTTTTCTTAGAACCTGCAATAACTTTACATGTGATTCACTAATTTCAATAGTTGTAATTACTGATTTTGTCATATTTAGTTCTTGCTCCAAGATACGATTGCAAGACTTTCACTGTCAACAACCGCCTCAATTTCAGAAACAACATCTAAAAAAGAACTCTTCCCTCTTGCCTTAATGCGATAATAAGAGCTTTCTTCCTTTATTTTGCCTTGCGCACTTGCACTTTGAAAAATACCAGACTCAGGACCAGTAAACGGAATGGCAGCTATGTCATTTCTCTCTATCACCCGATCATCTGGAGTGCACGGCCTTCCATCTGGACCTCGTCTATATTCAAGAATCGTATAAACAAGAGAATCAACATCCGCCGGAGATGCCGTTCCTTGATTTTCATCCAAAAACGTATAAAAAAAAGATTTCAAAACAATCTCCGATGCCGTATTCACATTGATAGAAAAATCTGCCTCTTGGGCTGGAAACACGGTTATATATTCTTTTAATTTCTTAAATATCTCATCATCCATTGACCTAATCAAAAGCATCTCTTCGATATTATTAAAAATAGAATTCTTACAATGATACGACTTTTCCTGCGACATATAAAAATCATCTTCTGCCCCAAAAGGCGCGTTAAAAACATCGCTGTCGACATCTATCCAATCAACAACCGACGAAGCAATTTCATCAGCTGTAGCGCTTTGGACACCTAAAAGAACAAGCAAATAACTTAAAACTTCATAATTACCACTATTAAGAGAATTGAGATTAATCCGCCTTCCTTCGTCCTGAATTCCATAGCAAACATCTATCCGACTATTTAGCATATCATAAATATTATACCGAATATCAAAAGTTCCTTCTTTTAATGGAATTTCTTTAAAAATATCTTGCGCTTCTTGTCCATCGTTAAAATAAACCCCACATCGATAAAGTGTATCAATTCTATTTTCCGTGCCTTCTGTCGTTAAGTTATCCATCTGCTTTGAGGTATAATTAATTCCTGCCCAAGCTAGGTAATCAGACTTTGTTTTTGCAATAGTATACTTAGCTAACGCTAAATTAATTCTAGTTCTTCGTCCCAGACCAATAGCCAAAATCGAAAGAACGACAAGAATCCATAACCCAATAATCATGATGACACCAGAATCATTCTTAAAGAAAAGAATTTGTCGTTTTACCCTCAAAGCGATTCTTCCTCTCCCCAGCGGCCAGCAGGAATATAAATACTGCGCCTAACAATAAGCACGTCACGCTCTTTTTGACCAACAAGCTTAAGATTCACTTTTATCCCTGCAGGAATATAATTATTCTTCCAGTTATCCTGCCAGTCAAGCTTTGAATCGTCTTCTGACGCTTCAAGATAAGCATATAAAAATTCTAAGCCTTGCTCTTCAACATTAAAACAAACCGCCTCTTTTAAAGAGTCAGCCTTTGTTCCATTAATAAAATCAACTAAACTGCATTCTTCTCGAACTAAAATTTCTTGAACCGAAGCGTCTTGCCGGCTTTCTGTAACAGAAACATTTTTCTTAGACCGTTTTCCTATGATCACTTTATGCACAAAAACTTCTTCGGGTTGCTCTAAATAATATTGAATAACCTTCAACCCTTGGTCTGTTGGCAACAAAAAAGAAGCCCTGTCTTTTTCTCCAGAGAATTCATTGATATCAGGATACGAATTCGAAAAATCATATTTCACTGCATTTTCAAATTCTTTGGCCATCTCTTCAAGAGCCCAGCTCGCCTGACGGTATGTTTTATCCTCTAGCCTTTGATCAATCTTAATTCCACTCCAAAATGTACTATAAAGAGTGACAACAATAGCGGAAAAAATTGCAAGGGCAATCAAAACTTCTATTAAAGAAAATCCTTTTTTTTCTGTCCTTAACAAAATTCTTTTTATTCCTTTAAAATGTATTGAAAACATATGTTGTCGCTGACGCTGAATTTGTTCTTTGGCCATTTCTCCAAGATACCGTTAAAACAACCTCGCTTAATCCTTCACACTGTTCTTCACACTCTGGCTCTTGCGCCTTAAGATCATAATGAAAATTCTCATAGGGAGGTGAAAAAGAATCCTTTTCGCTTAAGTCAGGGTCCACAACAGACTGCTCTAAAACCTCATTCATTTTATTTCGCAACAAAAAAGATGCCTTAAAAAAATCATCACTATAAATACCCGCGCGTAAACTTGCAATATGGGACTGAACAATCAAAACAATTCCAACAGACAAAATAGCAACTGTAAAAAGAACCTCTAGAAGAAGAAACCCCTCTTTTCTATTCTTCAGCTTCATAAACATAAACACTGCCTCTTTGTTCTTTTGTCGATACAACAATCTTGTTCTTCTGATCTGTAAGATTAATTTGAACCTTTTCAACTAATCCATTTGGATAAAAATGAATCGTTTCTTTCTCGGCTTGAACCTCAATCTTTTCTGGAATAGTTAAAACTTTTCCCATTCTCCCAGGTATCTTTTCAAACTCTTTTTCAATCATAATCACATCATCACTTAAAACTTCAGCCATTAACCAATATCGATTCTCTGAAGAATCAATTTGCATCTGATACTCTCTATTATCAATAACAGAACGCTGTTGTGCATATTGCATCACACGAGCCATGTCTTTAGCAGTTTGTTTTAGCTCTATATATGTTCGTCCCTTAAGAAGATTTGGAAGAGCGAGCCCTGCAATAAGAGCAACAAGAACCAAAACCATTAAAAGCTCAATCAAGGTAAACGCTTTTTTAAAATAAAAAGAAATGATGCTATTCTCCTAATTAATCATAAGACTCTTGTGTCCAATTCGTAATATCGTCTTCACTCTCGACACCATCAGAACCAAGAGAAGACAAGTCATATTCTTCTGGATTTTGAATGCCAGGTGAAACGTATAAATATTCTGCACCCCAAGGATCCTTTGGAATTTTTTTCTTTTTTAAATATGGACCATTCCAATGCATCGGAACAGGGGACGTTGTCGGCTCCTGCAAAAGCGCTTTTAGTCCTTGCTCAGTCGTAGGATATCTTCCATTATCAAGCTCATACAAATCTAAAGCCGTTGACAAATTAGCCTCAATGTCAGAATAAGCAGCCGTTTCACGCGCCTGCTCACCTCGTCCAACCATATTCGGCACAACCATTGCACCTAAAATACCTAAAATAATAACCACCATCATAATCTCGATTAAAGTAAAACCTTGTTCTTTGTTTCTCATTTCATTATCCTTTCTATTTAACGAACCATTGAATTCATTTCAAATATTGGAAGTAACATCGCAACAACCACAAATCCAATAACAGACCCAATTACAACAATCAAAATCGGTTCCACCAAAGCAGTAATTGTTTTCATCATTTGATCTGATTGCTTTTCATAAACGTTAGCAAGCTTGTAAAGAGAGGCTTCAACACGACCCGCTTGCTCTCCGGTCGATATCATATCAATCGCTGCCTGAGAAAAAAATCGGCTATGCTGAAAACTTTCTGTCAAGCCTGATCCTGCAGAAACTTGTTTAGCCGCTTTTTTAATATCTGTTTTTAAAGCTTCGTTCTCTAAAATATCAGAAACAGAATTTAATGCCGAGACAATGATAACACCCGAATCAAGCAAGGTTGCCAGCGTCCTTGCAAAACGTGCAATCTCGATACTTTCGATAAATTTTCCAATAACAGGAATTTTTAATTTCATTCGATCAAATAAAAATTTTCCTTCTCCGGAACGAGAAAATTCTTTTAAATAAAAAATACCTGCTCCCAACACCAAAACAATTACCCACCAAAACCGAGCTAAAAAGTCACTAACATTAATCAAAAACAACGTTGGCCAAGGAAGACTTGCTGATAAATCCTCAAACATTTCTGTTAAACGCGGGATAACAAAAGTTAATAAAATAAAAATTGTCATAATCCCAACGCTTAAGATCAACAGCGGATAAATAAGACTCGTCCTCGCTCTTGAAACCATTTCTTGATCTTTTTCTAAAGACTCTGTCAAGCGCCCCAATACAACATTAAGCTTTCCACTGATTTCGCCAGACTTAACCATATTGATATACAGTGGCGGAAAAATATAAGGATATGCCTCAAGACTCACGGACAAAGAATTTCCCTCTTCCACAGAAGCACGAATGTTTTCAACAACGGTCTTGAAATAAACATTTTTAACTTGGCGGGAGGAAGTTTCAAGCGCACGTAAAATCGGAACACCCGAATCAATCAAGTCATAAAGATGTCGCGTTAAAGAAACAATATCTGATGATTTTACTCTTATTCTTGGTGATTTCGTTTCTTTTTTGGATCTAGCAGCACTGCTTGCTTTGTAGGGAACAA encodes the following:
- a CDS encoding prepilin-type N-terminal cleavage/methylation domain-containing protein, which translates into the protein MSFYFKKAFTLIELLMVLVLVALIAGLALPNLLKGRTYIELKQTAKDMARVMQYAQQRSVIDNREYQMQIDSSENRYWLMAEVLSDDVIMIEKEFEKIPGRMGKVLTIPEKIEVQAEKETIHFYPNGLVEKVQINLTDQKNKIVVSTKEQRGSVYVYEAEE
- a CDS encoding PilN domain-containing protein, which codes for MTKSVITTIEISESHVKLLQVLRKRGRIRLVRHQAKKITDPSFDGIAGLLSSMVDDKVKESHIIGVIPRSQAMIRYFSLPSHSEQELGKMVSLQIGNKTPYAKEDIVFDYSSIAKESNGYSKVLVAIVHKEVAQKYLDIFKKCQITLNSLTLSSSSIVNGFYHWQKAIRKEDLSSSMVVNVDTSDSEICFCSEGKLLLSRNVRFGARDLGGDYQDDFVREVSLTLESYRKENLGLLPNRIVLISSLHESVFLKEKVFEEIRIPVEIIDLYRVFPKTKDCLIPILSEGDYFSSSSSLGAVFRGPQKPFDLLPKNVNAIREMKAQQVMWIQLIGLVFVAGCLAAATFYFNLSQEKSILKKLEEQNLKLKPRVEDVQIKKSRIVDIENYLVSVPSMVDVVHELYRLTPENISYRSLNVDDSDNLIIQGISEERADVNEFQKNLIGAPSFKDVNLQYATQRRVFEGEITDFKITCKIDQDFLQEKQ
- a CDS encoding prepilin-type N-terminal cleavage/methylation domain-containing protein, which gives rise to MAKEQIQRQRQHMFSIHFKGIKRILLRTEKKGFSLIEVLIALAIFSAIVVTLYSTFWSGIKIDQRLEDKTYRQASWALEEMAKEFENAVKYDFSNSYPDINEFSGEKDRASFLLPTDQGLKVIQYYLEQPEEVFVHKVIIGKRSKKNVSVTESRQDASVQEILVREECSLVDFINGTKADSLKEAVCFNVEEQGLEFLYAYLEASEDDSKLDWQDNWKNNYIPAGIKVNLKLVGQKERDVLIVRRSIYIPAGRWGEEESL
- a CDS encoding type II secretion system protein GspK: MRVKRQILFFKNDSGVIMIIGLWILVVLSILAIGLGRRTRINLALAKYTIAKTKSDYLAWAGINYTSKQMDNLTTEGTENRIDTLYRCGVYFNDGQEAQDIFKEIPLKEGTFDIRYNIYDMLNSRIDVCYGIQDEGRRINLNSLNSGNYEVLSYLLVLLGVQSATADEIASSVVDWIDVDSDVFNAPFGAEDDFYMSQEKSYHCKNSIFNNIEEMLLIRSMDDEIFKKLKEYITVFPAQEADFSINVNTASEIVLKSFFYTFLDENQGTASPADVDSLVYTILEYRRGPDGRPCTPDDRVIERNDIAAIPFTGPESGIFQSASAQGKIKEESSYYRIKARGKSSFLDVVSEIEAVVDSESLAIVSWSKN
- the gspG gene encoding type II secretion system major pseudopilin GspG; translation: MRNKEQGFTLIEIMMVVIILGILGAMVVPNMVGRGEQARETAAYSDIEANLSTALDLYELDNGRYPTTEQGLKALLQEPTTSPVPMHWNGPYLKKKKIPKDPWGAEYLYVSPGIQNPEEYDLSSLGSDGVESEDDITNWTQESYD
- a CDS encoding type II secretion system F family protein, which translates into the protein MAKFSYKAKKGPSQMVEDIIEAENFDQAVDKIIQLGLSPVDVVPYKASSAARSKKETKSPRIRVKSSDIVSLTRHLYDLIDSGVPILRALETSSRQVKNVYFKTVVENIRASVEEGNSLSVSLEAYPYIFPPLYINMVKSGEISGKLNVVLGRLTESLEKDQEMVSRARTSLIYPLLILSVGIMTIFILLTFVIPRLTEMFEDLSASLPWPTLFLINVSDFLARFWWVIVLVLGAGIFYLKEFSRSGEGKFLFDRMKLKIPVIGKFIESIEIARFARTLATLLDSGVIIVSALNSVSDILENEALKTDIKKAAKQVSAGSGLTESFQHSRFFSQAAIDMISTGEQAGRVEASLYKLANVYEKQSDQMMKTITALVEPILIVVIGSVIGFVVVAMLLPIFEMNSMVR